The Micromonospora sp. NBC_01740 genome includes a window with the following:
- a CDS encoding 3-hydroxybutyryl-CoA dehydrogenase, which produces MDRIRRVGVVGCGVMGAGIAETCARAGLDVLVAVSRPASLVPGRARLTASLDRAVGRGKLSEADRDATLGRVSFTADLTDFADRQLVVEAASEQESIKLDVFATLDKVVEDEDAILGSNTSSLPIVKLGGVTARPEQVVGIHFFNPAPVLPLVEVVGSVRTDPRTVETVDAFVTEVLGKQVVRAKDRAGFVVNALLIPYLLSAVRMVESGMASVADIDKAMTLGCAHPMGPLRLVDLIGLDIVAAISESLYREFREPHYSPPPLLARMVAGGMLGKKCGRGFYEYGR; this is translated from the coding sequence ATGGACAGGATTCGCCGGGTCGGCGTCGTCGGGTGCGGGGTCATGGGCGCCGGGATCGCCGAGACGTGCGCGAGGGCCGGCTTGGACGTGCTCGTCGCGGTGTCGCGGCCGGCTTCCCTCGTACCGGGCCGGGCGCGGCTGACCGCGTCGCTGGACCGCGCGGTGGGCCGGGGCAAGCTCAGCGAGGCGGATCGGGACGCGACGCTGGGTCGGGTGTCCTTCACCGCCGACCTGACGGACTTCGCCGACCGGCAGCTGGTGGTCGAGGCCGCCTCGGAGCAGGAGTCGATCAAGCTCGACGTGTTCGCCACCCTCGACAAGGTCGTCGAGGACGAGGACGCGATCCTCGGCTCGAACACGTCCTCACTGCCCATCGTGAAGCTCGGCGGCGTCACCGCCCGGCCCGAGCAGGTGGTGGGCATCCACTTCTTCAACCCCGCGCCGGTGCTCCCCCTCGTGGAGGTCGTCGGCTCGGTGCGTACGGACCCGCGGACCGTCGAGACCGTCGACGCGTTCGTCACCGAGGTGCTCGGCAAGCAGGTCGTCCGCGCCAAGGACCGCGCGGGCTTCGTGGTGAACGCGCTGCTGATCCCGTACCTGCTCTCCGCCGTGCGGATGGTGGAGTCCGGGATGGCGTCGGTTGCCGACATCGACAAGGCGATGACGCTCGGCTGCGCGCACCCGATGGGTCCGCTGCGCCTCGTCGACCTGATCGGGCTCGACATCGTGGCCGCGATCAGCGAGTCGCTGTACCGGGAGTTCCGGGAGCCGCACTACTCGCCGCCGCCGCTGCTCGCCCGCATGGTGGCCGGCGGCATGCTCGGCAAGAAGTGCGGCCGGGGCTTCTACGAGTACGGGCGATGA
- a CDS encoding cytochrome P450 family protein → MVDFSAAPTTQIDSRGGKCLYAQIDEFRAAGPAVAVELPEGMLAWSITRGDVVRRLLTHPGVSRNVKKNVPSYTPGEIKWLSPWVDVESMSTAEGREHQRLRQLVAPALTPKRIDAMRPHVELVARRLLDDLATHPADEPVDLHTIYSQQLPTRVICDLFGVPDDLRPEVLRILRVVLNTDNVPEEESAAVYVDMNVAMRTLIDLKRREPSDDLTSFLMAARVEGEEPLSEQELVDMLLLLIGGGSQTTVTLIDHTVRELLANPDQLATLLADPARWPDAIEEALRAHCPVAALPMRWAKEDIDLGEGVVIRAGDAILISYLAHGRDPAVHENPDVFDIDRENKDHLAFGAGPHFCPGARLARLEAVVAVPALFARFPHLALAVAPDEIQPLRSFMANDVASLPVLLNHR, encoded by the coding sequence ATGGTCGACTTCAGCGCTGCCCCCACCACCCAGATCGACAGTCGCGGCGGCAAGTGCCTGTACGCGCAGATCGACGAGTTCCGTGCGGCCGGCCCCGCAGTGGCCGTCGAGCTGCCGGAAGGCATGTTGGCCTGGTCGATCACCCGCGGCGACGTGGTCCGGCGCCTGCTGACCCACCCCGGGGTCTCCCGCAACGTCAAGAAGAACGTGCCCAGCTACACCCCCGGCGAGATCAAGTGGCTGTCGCCGTGGGTGGACGTCGAGTCCATGTCCACGGCGGAGGGCCGCGAGCACCAGCGCCTGCGGCAGCTCGTGGCGCCGGCGCTGACCCCGAAGCGGATCGACGCGATGCGCCCGCACGTGGAGCTCGTCGCCCGGCGGCTGCTCGACGACCTGGCGACGCACCCGGCGGACGAGCCGGTCGACCTGCACACCATCTACTCCCAGCAGTTGCCGACCAGGGTGATCTGCGACCTGTTCGGGGTGCCGGACGACCTGCGGCCCGAGGTGCTGCGGATCCTGCGCGTGGTGCTGAACACCGACAACGTGCCGGAGGAGGAGTCGGCCGCGGTCTACGTCGACATGAACGTCGCCATGCGTACGCTGATCGACCTCAAGCGCCGCGAGCCGTCCGACGACCTGACGAGCTTCCTGATGGCGGCCCGGGTGGAGGGCGAGGAGCCGCTCAGCGAGCAGGAGCTGGTCGACATGCTGCTGCTGCTCATCGGCGGCGGCAGCCAGACGACGGTGACGCTGATCGACCACACGGTCCGCGAGCTGCTCGCCAACCCGGACCAGCTGGCGACCCTGCTGGCCGACCCGGCCCGCTGGCCGGACGCCATCGAGGAGGCGCTGCGGGCGCACTGCCCGGTGGCGGCACTGCCGATGCGCTGGGCGAAGGAGGACATCGACCTCGGCGAGGGGGTCGTCATCCGGGCGGGCGACGCCATCCTCATCAGCTACCTGGCGCACGGCCGCGACCCGGCCGTCCACGAGAACCCGGACGTGTTCGACATCGACCGGGAGAACAAGGACCACCTCGCGTTCGGGGCGGGTCCGCACTTCTGCCCCGGGGCCCGCCTGGCGCGCCTGGAGGCGGTCGTGGCGGTGCCGGCGCTGTTCGCCCGCTTCCCGCACCTCGCGCTGGCCGTGGCACCGGATGAGATCCAGCCGCTGCGCTCGTTCATGGCGAACGACGTGGCGTCGCTGCCGGTGCTGCTGAACCACCGGTAG
- a CDS encoding AfsR/SARP family transcriptional regulator, with protein MRFSVLGSTEVTNNGHHLELGGIRQRAILGYLLLNANKVVATSQILHAMWDGNPPPTARKMVQNAVSGIRRMLTHNTDPTTNPTLRTHPPGYQLRIDTETIDLYRFRRLVREGRHATTTNNPTRAAQLLTEALTLWRGRALADLVETGTCWSELAAIEDERLSALEDRLDAELACGRHREITPELEILTATEPMRERLCHQFMLALYRSGRQVDALRVYRRTREALVDGLGLEPGRSLQELQQRILEHDAKIQIPALTH; from the coding sequence ATGCGCTTCTCCGTACTCGGCAGCACCGAAGTCACCAACAACGGCCACCACCTCGAACTCGGCGGAATCCGCCAACGCGCAATCCTCGGCTACCTCCTCCTCAACGCCAACAAAGTCGTCGCCACCAGCCAAATCCTCCACGCCATGTGGGACGGCAACCCACCCCCCACCGCCCGCAAAATGGTCCAGAACGCCGTCTCCGGCATCCGCCGCATGCTCACCCACAACACCGACCCCACCACCAACCCCACCCTCCGCACCCACCCACCCGGCTACCAACTCCGCATCGACACCGAAACCATCGACCTCTACCGCTTCCGCAGACTCGTCCGCGAAGGCCGCCACGCCACCACCACCAACAACCCCACCCGCGCCGCCCAACTCCTCACCGAAGCACTCACCCTCTGGCGCGGACGCGCCCTCGCCGACCTCGTCGAAACCGGCACCTGCTGGTCAGAACTCGCCGCCATCGAAGACGAACGACTCTCCGCACTCGAAGACCGCCTCGACGCCGAACTCGCCTGCGGCCGACACCGCGAAATCACCCCCGAACTCGAAATCCTCACCGCCACCGAACCCATGCGCGAACGCCTCTGCCACCAATTCATGCTCGCCCTCTACCGCAGCGGCCGCCAAGTCGACGCCCTCCGCGTCTACCGACGCACCCGCGAAGCCCTCGTCGACGGCCTCGGCCTCGAACCCGGCCGCAGCCTCCAAGAACTCCAACAACGCATCCTCGAACACGACGCCAAAATCCAAATCCCCGCACTCACCCACTGA
- a CDS encoding thioesterase II family protein, with the protein MTDTDLWVRRFHPADEAATRLLCLPHAGGSASYFARVARTLAPEVDVLAVQYPGRQDRLREPGLTSVHEIADRLVTVLLPLVDRPITVFGHSLGATIGYEVALRLRRAGVGPTALFVSGRRAPHLRKEERTHLRDDAGLIAEVRALAGTDSALLEDEDVLRMVLPAIRSDYTAAETYEYRPGPRLDCPIVAHIGDSDPRVTVDEAKAWREHTDAGFEFVVHPGGHFYLNDNMSAVLRSIRAHTRSLSSASRGAATVAHAEQPG; encoded by the coding sequence ATGACGGACACCGACCTGTGGGTGCGACGGTTCCACCCGGCGGACGAGGCGGCGACCAGGTTGCTGTGCCTGCCGCACGCCGGCGGCTCGGCGAGCTACTTCGCCCGGGTGGCCAGGACGCTCGCTCCCGAGGTCGACGTGCTCGCCGTCCAGTACCCCGGTCGGCAGGACCGGTTGCGGGAGCCGGGCCTCACCTCGGTCCACGAGATCGCGGACCGACTGGTGACGGTGCTGCTGCCGCTGGTCGACCGGCCGATCACCGTCTTCGGCCACAGCCTCGGCGCGACCATCGGCTACGAGGTCGCGCTGCGGCTGCGGCGGGCGGGCGTCGGCCCGACCGCGCTGTTCGTCTCCGGCAGGCGGGCTCCGCACCTCCGTAAGGAGGAGCGGACCCACCTGCGGGACGACGCCGGCCTGATCGCGGAGGTACGCGCCCTGGCGGGCACCGACAGCGCGCTGCTGGAGGACGAGGACGTGCTGCGGATGGTCCTGCCGGCCATCCGCTCGGACTACACCGCAGCCGAGACCTACGAGTACCGGCCCGGGCCACGCCTGGACTGCCCGATCGTCGCGCACATCGGCGACAGCGACCCGCGGGTGACGGTCGACGAGGCGAAGGCGTGGCGGGAACACACCGACGCGGGGTTCGAGTTCGTCGTCCACCCGGGCGGTCACTTCTATCTCAACGACAACATGTCCGCGGTGCTGCGCAGCATCAGGGCGCACACCCGGTCGCTCAGCTCGGCCTCGCGCGGCGCCGCCACGGTCGCCCACGCCGAACAACCGGGGTGA
- a CDS encoding AAA family ATPase, whose protein sequence is MALIEREHLLSDLVETYATAAAGQGRVALVDGGVASGKTRLVNAVTEVAVGEGALVLTAACSVAESMIPLGVVGQLFHSLRAQTTSTGHLPLLRRDTGPAGNPDAPTLRHGDAQLLEDVCQVLLDVAADRPLVVVVDDVQFADSLSLQALLYLQRRIRFARVLLVLSGCVGARPEAAAFRAELTRQPHCRHLRLLPLSPEGVGRLLAERIRPEAARRLAASAHAVSGGNPMLVHALLDDALTGADGDVAPTVGASFVQAALACLHRSDPRLLDVARALAVVGPSASAGLVTGLAGLCAATTRQVLGALAEAGLTEGHSYHHPAVRAAVLDDCPPQTQSALRSRAALLLHEDGASAAEVAAHLVGVDGPAGSWAGPVLVAAAGEAVAGGAARHAVDCLELALRSTEDDRERAAVEAALVRVHWRSDPEAVPRHLSSLAVAARAGLLDEADTLLLARSLAWQGRHDEAVEALDGVGDLTTHPDPDLGADHLATREWLRHCRPHGGDGPGDPGPGVAVDRAEEVLQRARPGDSLLVSVWHALRVLIGADQLDRAADWCEKLAEEAESHGITSWRAVLTDVRAAVALCRGDLAAAERHARDALATMPPAAWGVAVGSPLAHLVLACTMTGQLAEAEAALREPTPAAMRQSMFWPQYLRARGVYYDAVDRRHAALADFQTAGQLAVGWGADDPSALPWRVDLARLYVRMGRPDQARKLITEHLALPGGDAPRAKGMGLRALAAAYAPKQRQVMLREAMDLLHASGDRHELAHVFADLSQTGHALGEFGRAKMMGAHALQLAEGCHAELLRRKLKPSDDTLEAGVAGAKDGLATLTDAERRVVNLAARGHTNREIGDRLFITVSTVEQHLTRAYRKLKISTRTELVHIDPPKGARGARRRRVAPVGPPSGDKETTMRSDTT, encoded by the coding sequence ATGGCACTGATCGAGAGAGAACACCTGCTGTCCGACCTCGTCGAGACGTACGCGACGGCTGCCGCGGGCCAGGGCCGGGTCGCGCTGGTCGACGGCGGCGTCGCCAGCGGGAAGACCCGACTGGTGAACGCCGTGACCGAGGTGGCCGTCGGCGAGGGCGCGCTGGTGCTGACCGCCGCCTGTTCGGTCGCGGAGAGCATGATCCCCCTGGGGGTGGTGGGACAGCTGTTCCACAGCCTTCGGGCCCAGACCACCTCGACCGGCCACCTGCCGCTGCTGCGGCGCGACACCGGGCCGGCGGGAAACCCGGACGCCCCCACCCTGCGGCACGGTGACGCGCAACTGCTGGAGGACGTCTGCCAGGTCCTCCTCGACGTGGCCGCCGACCGGCCCCTGGTGGTGGTCGTCGACGACGTCCAGTTCGCGGACTCCCTGTCGTTGCAGGCGCTGCTGTACCTGCAACGGCGCATCCGTTTCGCGCGGGTGCTGCTCGTGCTGAGCGGATGCGTGGGCGCGCGGCCCGAGGCGGCGGCGTTCCGTGCGGAGCTCACGCGGCAGCCGCACTGCCGTCACCTGCGGCTGCTCCCGCTGTCGCCCGAGGGCGTCGGACGACTGCTCGCCGAGCGGATCCGGCCGGAGGCCGCCCGGCGGCTCGCCGCGTCGGCGCACGCCGTCAGCGGCGGCAACCCGATGCTCGTACACGCGCTGCTCGACGACGCCCTCACCGGCGCCGACGGGGACGTCGCGCCGACGGTGGGCGCGTCGTTCGTCCAGGCCGCGCTCGCCTGCCTGCACCGCAGCGACCCCCGGCTGCTCGACGTCGCCCGCGCCCTTGCGGTCGTCGGCCCGTCCGCGTCCGCCGGGCTCGTCACCGGGCTGGCGGGCCTCTGCGCGGCGACGACCCGGCAGGTGCTCGGCGCGCTCGCCGAGGCGGGCCTCACCGAGGGGCACTCCTACCACCACCCGGCGGTACGCGCGGCGGTGCTCGACGACTGCCCGCCGCAGACGCAGTCGGCCCTGCGGTCGCGGGCCGCGCTCCTGCTCCACGAGGACGGCGCGTCCGCCGCCGAGGTGGCCGCGCACCTCGTGGGCGTCGACGGGCCGGCCGGATCCTGGGCCGGTCCGGTGCTGGTCGCGGCGGCCGGGGAGGCCGTCGCCGGCGGCGCCGCACGGCACGCCGTGGACTGCCTGGAACTGGCGCTGCGATCCACCGAGGACGACCGCGAGCGGGCCGCCGTGGAGGCGGCCCTCGTCCGGGTGCACTGGCGCAGCGACCCCGAGGCGGTTCCGCGGCACCTGTCGTCGCTGGCGGTGGCGGCTCGCGCCGGCCTCCTCGACGAGGCCGACACGCTGCTGCTCGCCCGGTCGCTCGCCTGGCAGGGCAGGCACGACGAGGCGGTGGAGGCGCTCGACGGGGTGGGCGACCTCACCACGCACCCGGACCCCGACCTCGGCGCCGACCACCTCGCCACCCGCGAGTGGCTGCGGCACTGCCGCCCGCACGGCGGCGACGGTCCGGGCGACCCCGGGCCGGGCGTGGCGGTCGACCGCGCCGAGGAGGTGCTGCAACGCGCCCGCCCCGGTGACTCCCTCCTGGTGTCGGTGTGGCACGCGCTGCGGGTGCTGATCGGCGCCGACCAGCTCGACCGTGCCGCCGACTGGTGCGAGAAGCTGGCGGAGGAGGCCGAGTCGCACGGGATCACGAGCTGGCGGGCCGTCCTGACCGACGTACGGGCCGCCGTCGCCCTGTGCCGCGGCGACCTCGCCGCCGCCGAGCGGCACGCGCGCGACGCGCTGGCCACGATGCCGCCCGCCGCCTGGGGCGTCGCCGTCGGCTCGCCGCTCGCGCACCTGGTCCTGGCCTGCACGATGACCGGGCAGCTCGCCGAGGCCGAGGCGGCCCTGCGGGAGCCGACGCCGGCCGCGATGCGCCAGAGCATGTTCTGGCCGCAGTACCTGCGGGCCCGGGGCGTCTACTACGACGCCGTGGACCGGCGGCACGCCGCGCTCGCCGACTTCCAGACCGCCGGCCAGCTCGCCGTCGGCTGGGGCGCCGACGATCCGTCCGCGCTGCCGTGGCGGGTCGACCTCGCCCGGCTGTACGTGCGGATGGGCCGGCCCGACCAGGCCCGGAAGCTGATCACCGAACATCTGGCGCTGCCGGGTGGCGACGCCCCGCGCGCCAAGGGCATGGGGCTGCGGGCGTTGGCGGCGGCGTACGCGCCCAAGCAACGGCAGGTGATGCTGCGCGAGGCGATGGACCTGCTGCACGCCAGCGGGGACCGGCACGAACTCGCGCACGTCTTCGCGGACCTGAGCCAGACCGGGCACGCCCTCGGCGAGTTCGGGCGCGCCAAGATGATGGGCGCGCACGCCCTCCAGCTCGCCGAGGGCTGTCACGCCGAGCTGCTGCGGCGCAAGCTCAAGCCGTCCGACGACACCCTCGAAGCCGGGGTGGCCGGCGCGAAGGACGGGCTCGCCACGCTGACCGACGCCGAGCGCCGAGTCGTGAACCTGGCCGCCCGCGGGCACACCAACCGCGAGATCGGCGACCGGCTGTTCATCACCGTCAGCACCGTCGAGCAGCACCTGACGCGGGCCTACCGGAAGTTGAAGATCAGCACGCGTACGGAGCTGGTGCACATCGACCCGCCGAAGGGCGCACGCGGCGCGCGGCGCCGGCGCGTCGCCCCGGTCGGCCCGCCCTCGGGCGACAAGGAAACCACGATGCGATCGGACACGACATGA
- a CDS encoding L-tyrosine/L-tryptophan isonitrile synthase family protein — MTVAEDEQVGSRERTLARQILELVFRFRRLEHADDPCGAQPCDDCFATHEERVGRYLRSGEPLHFVLPAFPAKSRNPEKVVGSLPDLGERISVEFLQSFCEQVSHYHPAGARILICSDGHVFSDLLGIPDEDVTAYRTELQRIIDQTGASSVSMYSLDDAFGAMSYDEMRGRLLAGYATPLADIRAEVLTDLGARSLFNGMHRFMLEDQGPLHPDLSRTKLREHCKEFAYQMIRRSRAWGDLVGTKFPDSLRLSIHPQPRHAEKIGLHLIRTRDSWLTPWHGVVLDDGVNLTLVKRSQAERDRASLVWRNGRPSHYVNPHFRQEEIAS, encoded by the coding sequence ATGACCGTTGCCGAGGACGAACAGGTCGGTAGCCGGGAGCGCACGCTCGCCCGGCAGATTCTCGAACTGGTCTTCCGCTTCCGCCGTCTCGAGCACGCCGACGACCCGTGCGGGGCGCAGCCGTGCGACGACTGCTTCGCGACCCACGAGGAACGGGTGGGCCGGTACCTACGCAGCGGCGAGCCGCTGCACTTCGTGCTGCCGGCGTTCCCCGCGAAGTCCCGCAACCCGGAGAAGGTGGTCGGGTCGCTGCCCGACCTCGGTGAGCGGATCTCCGTGGAGTTCCTCCAGTCCTTCTGCGAGCAGGTCAGCCACTACCACCCGGCGGGCGCGCGGATCCTCATCTGCTCCGACGGCCACGTCTTCTCCGACCTGCTCGGCATCCCCGACGAGGACGTGACCGCGTACCGCACGGAACTGCAACGCATCATCGACCAGACCGGCGCGTCCTCGGTCTCGATGTACTCGCTCGACGACGCGTTCGGGGCGATGTCCTACGACGAGATGCGCGGGCGGCTCCTCGCCGGGTACGCCACGCCGCTGGCGGACATCCGCGCCGAGGTGCTGACCGACCTGGGCGCCCGGTCGCTGTTCAACGGCATGCACCGGTTCATGCTCGAGGACCAGGGCCCGCTGCACCCCGACCTGAGCCGGACCAAGCTGCGCGAGCACTGCAAGGAGTTCGCGTACCAGATGATCCGGCGCAGCCGCGCCTGGGGAGACCTGGTCGGCACGAAGTTCCCCGACTCGCTGCGGCTGTCGATCCACCCGCAGCCCCGGCACGCCGAGAAGATCGGGCTGCACCTCATCCGGACCAGGGACAGCTGGCTGACGCCGTGGCACGGCGTCGTCCTCGACGACGGCGTCAACCTGACGCTGGTCAAGCGCAGCCAGGCCGAGCGGGACCGGGCCTCGTTGGTCTGGCGCAACGGCCGGCCGAGCCACTACGTGAACCCCCACTTCCGGCAGGAGGAGATCGCCTCATGA
- a CDS encoding TauD/TfdA dioxygenase family protein, whose protein sequence is MTTADELRVQRTPLAPFGTLLTAEHDGADLRDIAPATLERWTIESKVVVLRGFPLLDREDLVAYCETWGEVLTWDFGAVLDLVVQEDPKNYLFSRTDVPFHWDGAFARAAPRYFLFQCLEAPVPGGGGETVFSDSTDVIRRASPELVREWAATEVSYRTEKLGYYGGETVSPLLTTHSETGETIMRYGEPLDPERYRNPVWVSIGGRSAEEAEPFMADLRDRLHHPDVCYHHEWVDGDIVVVDNQALLHGRNAFRGNSSRHLQRIQIL, encoded by the coding sequence ATGACCACGGCAGACGAGCTGCGGGTGCAGCGGACGCCGCTGGCGCCGTTCGGCACGCTCTTGACGGCGGAGCACGACGGCGCCGACCTGCGGGACATCGCGCCCGCGACGCTGGAGCGTTGGACGATCGAGTCCAAGGTGGTCGTGCTGCGCGGCTTCCCCCTGCTCGACAGGGAGGACCTCGTCGCCTACTGCGAGACCTGGGGCGAGGTGCTGACCTGGGACTTCGGCGCCGTCCTGGACCTGGTGGTCCAGGAGGACCCGAAGAACTACCTGTTCAGCCGTACGGACGTGCCGTTCCACTGGGACGGCGCGTTCGCGCGGGCCGCGCCGCGGTACTTCCTCTTCCAGTGCCTCGAGGCGCCGGTGCCCGGCGGCGGCGGCGAGACGGTGTTCTCCGACAGCACCGACGTGATCCGGCGCGCCTCGCCGGAGCTGGTGCGCGAGTGGGCGGCGACGGAGGTCAGCTACCGCACGGAGAAGCTCGGCTACTACGGCGGCGAGACCGTGTCGCCGCTGCTCACCACGCACTCGGAGACCGGCGAGACGATCATGCGGTACGGCGAGCCGCTCGACCCGGAGCGCTACCGCAACCCGGTGTGGGTGTCCATCGGCGGCAGGTCGGCGGAGGAGGCCGAGCCGTTCATGGCCGACCTGCGCGACCGGCTGCACCACCCGGACGTCTGCTACCACCACGAGTGGGTCGACGGCGACATCGTGGTCGTCGACAACCAGGCGCTGCTGCACGGTCGCAACGCCTTCCGCGGCAACTCCTCCCGGCACCTCCAGCGGATCCAGATCCTCTGA
- a CDS encoding UbiA family prenyltransferase yields the protein MTVEEARAGASTPAPATARRPIYHSIRIRRVEFLPVMLAIYAIPSLLSVDDLSTLASVHFALVIVMALSIMHFIDMTNAYADRDVDAVYKTWLSQAVYGLGLRNVRWQIAATGAGVLALATYFTFRTGHWDILPLVAFTLWIGAQYSIPPVHLKSSGVGQIPGLAAVLIWLPMLVVVRSVPGELSWPLLAVIIGFGLNQVGIVMVNTAEDWPEDAAFNIRTCVRALGLTRAMAVASGLIAVGGSTVCVSVLAIGGFTWGAVPMIVAIAFALVHVSGTWRGVRGKPLADALAFLRPRAKLVPLQVASTGWGTVIAAAFAQAS from the coding sequence ATGACCGTCGAAGAGGCGCGCGCGGGCGCGTCCACACCGGCGCCGGCCACCGCGCGGCGCCCGATCTACCACTCCATCCGCATCCGCCGGGTCGAGTTCCTGCCCGTGATGCTGGCCATCTACGCGATCCCGTCGCTGCTGTCGGTCGACGACCTGAGCACCCTGGCCTCGGTCCACTTCGCGCTGGTGATCGTGATGGCGCTGTCCATCATGCACTTCATCGACATGACCAACGCGTACGCCGACCGCGACGTCGACGCCGTGTACAAGACGTGGCTGTCCCAGGCGGTGTACGGGCTGGGGCTGCGCAACGTGCGGTGGCAGATCGCCGCCACGGGCGCGGGTGTGCTGGCCCTCGCGACCTACTTCACCTTCCGCACCGGGCACTGGGACATCCTGCCCCTGGTCGCGTTCACCCTCTGGATCGGCGCCCAGTACTCCATCCCGCCGGTCCACCTGAAGAGCTCCGGCGTGGGGCAGATCCCCGGCCTCGCCGCCGTGCTGATCTGGCTGCCGATGCTCGTCGTCGTCCGGTCCGTGCCCGGTGAGCTGTCGTGGCCGCTGCTGGCCGTGATCATCGGCTTCGGGCTGAACCAGGTCGGCATCGTCATGGTCAACACGGCCGAGGACTGGCCGGAGGACGCCGCGTTCAACATCCGCACGTGCGTACGCGCGCTGGGCCTGACCCGCGCGATGGCCGTCGCGAGCGGGCTGATCGCGGTCGGCGGCTCCACGGTGTGCGTGTCGGTGCTCGCCATCGGCGGGTTCACCTGGGGTGCCGTGCCGATGATCGTCGCCATCGCGTTCGCGCTGGTGCACGTGTCGGGCACCTGGCGCGGCGTACGCGGCAAGCCCCTCGCGGACGCGCTGGCGTTCCTGCGGCCCCGGGCGAAGCTGGTGCCGTTGCAGGTGGCGAGCACCGGGTGGGGAACCGTGATCGCCGCCGCCTTCGCCCAGGCGAGCTGA
- the idi gene encoding isopentenyl-diphosphate Delta-isomerase, translated as MAQVVLLDEEGRPVGATEGATVHHLRTPLHLAFSCYVFTSDAKLLLTMRSDRTRTWPGIWTNSCYGHPVPGEPVPAAVTRTVRAELGLAAPAPELVLPAFRYRATMDNGVAENAVSPVFRVVTDERPTPDPAAIGDFEWVAWADFVYAVGTGDISVSPWCRLQVAELVTLGDDPTRWPTADECLLPGGTLTATG; from the coding sequence ATGGCGCAGGTCGTGCTGCTCGACGAGGAGGGACGGCCGGTGGGCGCCACCGAGGGCGCGACGGTGCACCACCTGCGTACGCCGTTGCACCTGGCGTTCTCCTGTTACGTCTTCACCAGCGACGCCAAGCTGCTGCTCACCATGCGCAGCGACCGCACGCGTACCTGGCCGGGGATCTGGACCAACTCGTGCTACGGGCACCCCGTGCCGGGGGAACCGGTCCCCGCGGCGGTGACCCGCACCGTACGCGCCGAGCTCGGCCTGGCCGCGCCCGCGCCGGAGCTGGTCCTGCCCGCCTTCCGGTACCGCGCCACGATGGACAACGGCGTGGCGGAGAACGCCGTGTCCCCGGTGTTCCGGGTGGTGACCGACGAGCGCCCGACCCCCGACCCGGCCGCCATCGGCGACTTCGAGTGGGTCGCCTGGGCGGACTTCGTGTACGCGGTGGGCACCGGCGACATCTCCGTGTCGCCGTGGTGTCGTCTCCAGGTCGCCGAGCTCGTCACCCTCGGCGACGATCCGACGCGGTGGCCCACGGCCGACGAGTGCCTCCTGCCCGGCGGGACGCTGACGGCCACCGGCTGA